The window GCTCTAAAAGCGGTTTTTATGTTATATAGAATATTTTATTTAGTATTCAAGGAAACTATAAGCAATCTTGACAACCTGATTATCACCTTTCCCTGTAACTTTAGCAGTTTTGGCAACTTCTCCATCTATCAAAAGAGTAATTGTAAGTTCCGAATTCGCTTGTGGTAATACAGCATTAGCAGCAAAATTCAGTTGTGCCTGGCTGGAGTTCACAAACATTTCATCGCTCTTCCAGTTTTCTTTTAAAGGGGCAGTAGGAGTACTATATATAGTATTCTGGGCAGTTCCTACCTGAGTTACTACAGAGATAAGCTCTGATCCTGTAGTCGCTTTGGCTACAAATTGAACCACATGATCCTGAAATTCATCATCGTCATCTTTTTTACACGAATTTACAACAGTAATCACTGAAAATAACAAAACGAATAAAGAAGAAAGTCTAAGTAAACTTTTTAAATTGTAAAATTGCTTCATTTCTCCAAATAGATTTTTTAATGTTCCAAATATAGGTTTTTTATTAATATAAAAATATCTTTAATAAAAAATTTACAACATTTTTTTACAATAAATATCAAATCAATAAAAACGAAATCAATGTTAAAAAACCTAATAACACAACGTAATTTCCTAATTATTAAACATAAAATACTTTTATATTCTTAATTATTTCCATACTGATAAAAGCCAATCATAAAAATAGAATTATTGTGCTTTTATATAAAGATTAGCTTTCCTTTTTTATTTCTAAAAATGATTTTTCACCGCCTTTACAGGAATCCTAAAAGTTAGGATTTACAATATAATTTATTAATTATATTTGCTGTATGAATTTAGATTACATAGTAAGAGAGCCGGAAAATATCACCTCTGCTACCCCTATACTTTTTATGCTTCACGGCTACGGCAGCAATGAACAGGATCTTTTCAGTTTTAGAGAGACCCTTCCCAAAGATTGGATCATCGTTAGTTTCAGAGCACCGAGAGATACTCAGTTTGAGGGATATTCTTGGTATGATATTAATTTTAATGACCCTGAGCATTTCATTGATGTTCCTCAGGCTACTGAGTCTTTAAATGCAGTATTGGAAAGCATATTAAAAATAGTCAACAACTATGGCCTTACTGAAAGCAAAGTGCATTTATGCGGGTTCAGTCAGGGAGGAGTATTATGCTATGCCCTTGCATTAAAATATCCTGAATTATTTACCAATATCGCCTGTTTAAGTGCTTATACGGAAGAAAAGATTCTGGATGGAATTGTAAAGGATAAAAAGAAACTGGAAAAGTTAAGATTCTTTGTATCTCATGGTACAGATGACGCTGTAATTCCTATTGATTGGGGAAGAAAGGCTGCTGAATTACTTTATGATCTTAACTGTTATTTTACCTTCAGAGAATATATGAACGGACATGGGGTGAACCAAAAAAATTATATGGATTTAATGGATTTTTTCTCAAAATAGGCAGAATTCACATTTAAAATAAATTCAATAAAAACAAACACATCATTGCTGTTTATACAAACATTCCTGCATTTGGAATGTTTTTTTATTATGATAAAGATAAATTCAGTAAATTCAGTAAATGAAACTAAAGCTACTTTTACTGGGTTTATTGTTGGGTATTTTTGCCCATGCCCAAAACTCCTTCCGGCTGGTCAATACTCAAAAAGCAGTGATCCCTTTCCAGCTTATCAACAATCTGATTTTTATTCCGATCAATATCAATGGAGCCAGCCTTACCTTTATGGTGGATACCGGAGTAGCAGAAACTATTTTATTCAGTTTAGACAATAAAGAAATCCAGCTGAGTAATGTGGAAAAGATAAAATTTTCCGGACTTGGAGGAAGCTTAAGTATAGATGGGCTAAAATCTGATCGTAATATTGGCAGAATTGGGGATGAAGTCGTTAATATGTCTATGTCTCTTTATGTGATCCTGGATGAGGAATTCAATATTTCTTCTCATGTAGGAATTCCTGTAAACGGGGTTATCGGTTATCATTTTTTTAAAGATCATCCTATCGCCATTGACTATATTTCTAAAAAAATAACGATTTATGAGAATGCAGACCTCTTAAAAAGGAAAATCAGAAAATCTGACGAAATTCCAATCAGTATTGAAAATAATAAGCCTTATCTTAATGCTGATGTAGAAATGACCCGTGAAAAGAAAGCTTCAAAACTTCTGATTGATCTTGGAAACAGCGATGCTATATGGCTCTTCCCTACCCTTATCAAAGATTTTGTTTATAACCGGCCCAATATTGATGATTTTCTGGGCCGTGGATTCAATGGGGATATTTACGGTAAAAGAAGCAGGATTCATAATTTTTATCTTGGTGATTTTAAATTTGAAAAACCTCTTACTGCCATGCCTGATGAGTACTCCATTCAGCATGTGAACCTCGTAAAAGATAGAAAAGGTTCGGTAGGTGGTGAAATCATGAGACGGTTTTCCCTCATTTTCGATTATCCCAACAATAAACTATATTTGAAGAAAAACAGAAACTTTGATGATCCTTTTCACTTTAATATGAGCGGCCTCGATTTTAAACAGGATGGATTGGAATGGCAGCAGGATCGAGTGAAAATGGAAACCCAAACAATGGGAGGTTCAGTAACGGGTACGATAGGTAATAAGAATGAAGTATACAGAGAATCTTTTCAATATAATTTTATTCTCAAACCTATATTTTCTATTGCAGGAGTGAGAAAAGACTCACCGGCTTATGCAGCTGGTTTAAAAAAGGACGATAAAGTAATCAGCATTAATGGAGATAAAACATCAGACATGACCCTGGAAAAAATCCTTGAAATCATGAAGTCTTCCGAAGGGCGAAGTATTACCATGATTATTCAAAGGCAAGAAGAAAAACTTACTTTCCATTTTAATTTGGAAGACCCAATTCCTTATCAAGAATAAATAATATGACAACCGAAGAAACAACTTTAGACAGAATAAGAACCCGCCCAAGATTTAAGATGTTTACCCATCTTACTAAGGAAGAGTATGCAGAAAACCTAAAAAAATACCTTTCCGAACATAAAAATGAATTCTCCGGTAACATCAATAAAGAAGTGGCTACCATCTGGGTGGAAACATCCAATGACAATTACTGGAAGCCTCGTCTTGCTTTAAGAGTCGAAGTAGAAGATGACGAAACAGTAATACGTGGAATTTTTGGACCTAGTTCTGCTGTATGGACCTTTTTTATGTTCCTGTATTTTTCGTTTTCTATTTTTTGGATGACATTTTTTACTATGTATTACGTAGAAAAGCAAATAAAAAGCGCTGAATACCCTTGGGCACTGAGCGCTTCTTTTGTCATGTTATTTTTTATTCTTCTCACTTATATTGCCGCAAGATTCGGGCAGCATAAAGGAAAAGATGAAATGCTTAAATTAAGACAGTTTGCCGAAGAATCTACTTTACAATTCGAAAAGAAGATTATTTAGACAAAGTATCTGTAGGTCTTTCATTCTGGATAGGTGCAGCCATTGCTTTTGCTGATTTAATAGAATCGGCCACTTTTTCTCTGTTGGCCTGTTCTTTCAGCATTTTAGGAACATCCGGCTCCAATAATTTCGTTAACTCTTCTACCGATATATTATTAGCATTCGGATCATCCAGAAGTTTCTTCCACGGTCTTCTTCCACCCCAATTATAATCCCCAAATACCATTACCGCAGTACCTCTTGCTTTTGTTGTAGCTCCTCCGGGATTCAGAATCCAGGTATCAGCATAGGAATACAGCCATTGGGCATCTTTTCTCAATAATCTCAAACACGAGTGCGAGGCAGGATATCCGGGAAGTGTATATTCATGCCATCCGATACCGCCTATATTGTGAATATTAAAGTTGTAAGGAAGTTTCCATTCGCTGCTCACTGTAGAAATGGACAATTTCTTTTTCCAGTTGGCAAAAGTAAGACCTCTTGTAGTCTGTGCAGTTTTTTTACCCATACTCGTTGGGCCCCATTTCACAAGACCTCCGTTAGAATATACTGCATAAGCCTGGATTGGATAAGAAAAGATTACGAATTTCTTGACACCACTTAATACATCAAGCTGCATAGGAAACGGTGAATACGCCATCAAAGTCGTGTCTATTTTAGCAGGAACCACTAATGTATCAGCATTCCATTTGCTTTTGGAATCCAGTCTGTTTAACGCTAAAATTGCATAACGTTCTTTCTCATCATATTTTTTACTGAATTCTGCATATACGGAATCCCGCATTTTTTTATCTTTTGGAAGGACAAAGGCATTATAAAAACCGTTCTCCTGCATCATAGGCGGAACAGATTCTTTTTTCACCACAGGAACAGAATCTTTCTTTATAGAGTCTTTTTCTGCTTCCTGAATTTCTGATGAAGAAACAGTATCTTTAAAAGTATCACTTATTTTATCTATTTCTTTTTTACAAGAAACGAGGAACATTGCACATAAGCAAGCATATAGAAATGATTTTTTCACAAATATGTTCATTATAAATAAATTGGTATTTCAGTTTTTCTACTCAGTACAAATATCAGACCTAAAGATGAAATAACAACTATCATTAATAAAAATACCGGGAAAATACGGGAATATGAAAATTATGGAGACACTGCCATTTTTTGAGAAAGTATTGCATTTATCCTTAGATTCTCATTCTTATTATCTGTTTTCACCCTCTTTAAGGCCTTTCCCTGAAACATTTCGTATATTATAAGACCTTTATCAAGAAAGCTAATTTTCTCAACAGAGATCATATTTTTGGGGATATTTGCTCCAAACCATAATTCATCAGATTTTTGGGCCCAGGTTACCTCATACAGAACTGCATTCTGAGGATAATCAGAACTGGATTTTAATTTTGCATATTCGAATGCAATATCATTTCCGTACAAAGTTGACATTGTTTTTATCTTGGGCTGAATGGAAAACGTAATAGGTTTCATTAAAAGCGGGTTTTCTTTCAGCTCATCACTTTGTTCAATAGATGCTTCCAGATTAAGAATATTTTCAGCATTCTTTTGACAGGAAACCAATAATACAAAAGCAAAAAATAAAAATAAACTATAGTTTTTCATTTTGTCTGATTTTTTTAAGTTGAGAAATTAGGTATAACGGTGACGTGAAAACATAATCACGATTGGCTACAGGCTTATGACACTCAATACATTCCTGCTCAAAATTTGGAGTATCACCTCCATAAGGTTTTAGATCGGCGCCTTTCCATCTTGCCCAGTTCCAGCCTTTTGTTTTTGAATACTTTTTAGCATCTTTAACCATAAATTCTACTGCCAAAAACTCACCTGAAGAAATACTTCCGTCTTTTTGCACCTGCTGTTTCCAAACAGTTTTTGCAAAGACAGCTCCATCAGGCCAAGGGTTTACTTTATGATCCTGAATTGCTTTTACAGCAATAGTATTCCCAAAAATAATCCGCATCGTTCCGTTATCAAACCGATCTGTTGTACTGATCGCTTTCCAGTTTCGGTAATCCGGAAAATAATGCTGTCCGTTTGGCGCATCTTTTACATGAGTGCTTTTCAATTCTCCTTTTACCCAGGAATTGTATTGCTTCTCCGCCTCTTTTATTTGTGAATCATCTGAAATTTTACGCGGTGTGAGTGATAAAGCATAATTCTTCAGTGTCTGGATTTGCTCTTGATTTAATTTTGCTGAGGAATGAACAGCCGCATAGCTTGGAAGTGGCATCTCTCCAGACAAAACTTTATTGAGTGCATAATAAATCGTTGAATTCTGCTGTGCTTTTGGCCAAGAATTCCATTGAGAGAAATCTAATACTTTTCTAGCCTCTTTAATGTGCGATGTAACCAAAAAGTTAGCAGGCGTAATTTTATCATACCATCTTAAGTTGGCTTGTGAGGAATGACAATCAAAACATGAGCTTCTCAAAATGGCATTTACTTCTTTTGGAACGTTGGTTAGGTTTTGTGTTTTTGTTCCATGATCAATTTTTTCAGGTCGAAAAAACTGTAAACCGACAAATCCAGCAAGCAAAACCAAGATCAGTTTATTCTTATTTTTCATGAGAGAATCTTTTTTAGTTTATTTAATTCTAAATCCAAAATTATGGTAAACCAATACTTTAGCGCACTAAACAATCAGTGAAAGGGAAAATTTAACCCCTAAAAGCGAATATTTCCTTGTGAATAAATCCGTAATTTTGATGCGAATTAGAAATTCCCTCTTCATTAATGAAAAAGATCAATCTTTACACGATCACTTTTTCCGCCATAAGTATTGTGATCCTGCTTGTCAGTTTTTTTTCTTTCCGATATTTATATTCTTCTTCTAAAAAAGATGTTTTCAACAGTACTTTTGAGGCGGGAAAAAGAGAAGCTCGTGAAATTGGTAAATTACTAGAATTGCAGCTTAAGCAAGGTCTTTCAGAAGAAACCGTTATTCAGAATCTTCAAAGCAGCATTGTAAATACTGATACACAAAGCGGGTTTATTTGTATGTATAATAAGAAAGGTATTGAACTTTGTCATCCCAATCCAGCTTTAGTTGGCCGCAAAGTTGAGATCAACAGCTCAGAATTTATTTTAGATAATAAGCCATTTGATTTTCTGGAGATATTACATTCGGGAAAAGCCAGTACAGGAATACATCATTTTAATAAAACATCAAACCGCGCTTCCGAAATTGTAAGTTTTTATCCTGTAGAAGGCAGTGACTGGATGGTAGCTTCACACGCCAATATTGATGTAATAGAACAGCAGATTTCTGATTTATATTTAACCTTTCTAATTGTATTTTTAATTGCCACTTTATCCATTCTTGGAATAAGCTTCTTTCTCATTCGAATGATCTATAAAAAATATGAAACTCAGAAAAATGATGAGATTAAAAACCTTAATGATGAAGTTAATACTTTAACGGCTATCAATACTCAGCTGCATTTAATTCATGAAAAACACAAAGAAAATAACAATAACTTTTTAAGGGAAGAATCAACTGATAGTTTAAAGAAAAGAATCATTACCTACCATAAAGACGAATTAATGTCTTTAGAAACCTTGGAAATTGCTTATTTCTTTCTTGAAAACAACATTGTTTACCTAAAGACATTTTCAGGAAACCAGTATTCTATCAATTCCAGTCTGGATGAACTGATCAAAACGCTAGATCCGCAAATGTTTTACAGGGCAAACCGGCAATTTATCATTAATGTAAAAGCCATTAACAATATTCTTGTGTATGGTAAAAACCAATTAAAGCTAATGGTAAAACCTGAAAGTGATGAAATGATACTCATCAGTAAAAACAGAGTTTCAGAATTCAAAAAATGGCTGGAACAGTAGACATTTTTCCTTCAAAATTTAAAGCAGTTTATTGGTTTTCGCGTAAGATAATGCCTCTGCAATATTGCTTACGCCAATTTTTTCAAAAAGTTTTTTACGATGAAATTTCACCGTATCTGCTGTAATAAAAAGTTTATCTGCAATTTCACTGATCGTATGACCACTGGTGTACAGACTTAAGATTTCATATTCTCTTGAAGATAATTTTAGCTTTTCACTTTTCTCCCATTTATCTTCTATGAGATCATATTTCCAGATCTCATCAGAACCTTCCTTGCTGAGGACTACATTTCCTGAAGAAGTATTATTAGAAAGGGAAACAGCACACAGGGCTTTCCATACCTGTCCATCTTCAGTAAGAAACATAGGGGCAAGCTTATGATTCACCAGGATCATATTCTTTTTACTATTGATCAAATTAAAGTCATAGGAAATAGAATACAGCTTCCTATCCTCTATCGGAATGGTATCAAAAAACTTAAATCCTGCTTCATTGATCTTAATCAGCATTTCAACATCCTCCGGTTTTACATTCTGAAAATAAAATGCATAGCCAAGATTTTTCACTTCCTCTGAAGTTTTTCCACATAAAAAAAGTGGATTTTCTGAAACATATTCAAATCCTTTAGTCTGGTAGTTGATAACATATAAGCTCTGGTAGGTAGTTCTGGCAAGTGCCTTTACAGCCTCAAGATAGTCTCCTGCCTGGCTGAAATCTATGTCAGCATCTTTACTGACTTCATTTTTTTCGTTAAAAAACCTTTTAATCTGTTCCATATTTTTTTTAAGCTTTTCTCACGACTACACTAAAGGATAGTTTTTAGCTTTCATACCACAAATCTACACAAAAGTGTAGCAATTCTCAAAATGGCGTGATATACATTTGCAAATGATTTGCATGATTGTACCATTCTTCTAGAAACACCACCATTAGGAACCTCTGGAGGACATAGCCAACAAGCGATCAGAAAAAGAACACCAACAATGTCATCAATAACCATGATATATAAGTTGCCAAAAATTCGGTCTAACTAAAGTTGATTCGTCAGGTTTTTATCGTAAATAACTCAGACAATGACACCTAATTCAGACTAAATATTAAATAATTGACCGAATAAGAAAGCAACATCAACGATCAGCCTTTTAAACAGCATAAATCTCTGCTTTAAATTACAAACTGATCAGCCACCATATCACTGATTTTTACTATTACTGTCCCACAAGGCAGTAATTTTTTTATATCATCCTCTCCTCTTTTCTATTCATGAAGATTCAAAAATTCTTAACAATTACACTCCAATTGTGTGATTGAAATAAAGCATTCTAAATCTAAAATAATAAAATGTCCAAAGTATCAGCCAAGGCAAATTGGCAATCAGAAAAAACAGAATATCTTCTCCACTGATTTTTTGCCCTTCCGTAATCATAAAGAAATAATAAATGATGAGAAAGATCGGAAGCAAAAACCAACACAGCAGTGTTTTCATTTTGTTCTGAACTGGTTTTAAAAATGAAAAAAGGCTACTTAAGGAAGCTATTCCGAGAAAGAAAATCCAAATAATCACAAGACCGTAAGCCAAACCACTCATATCACAGTTTCTTGGACGTTCCTCTATTCCCGGTTTAGTCAGGTTCATAAATATAATCAGAAGAATGGTTGAAATAACCGTTGAGAAAAACCAGGTCTTCAATACTGATAATAATATGAACTTCTTTTTTGACATCAAATTCTACTTTACATGCTAAAATAGTCATTATAATTCAACAGTACAAAATCTTCCCTCATCTGTCTTCTCACTGATATTTAATAATTTGTTAAACAAACCATGCCTATATTATCTATAATTTTGACAAAATATCAGTTATCATGTTATACATCATTATGGTAGTTGTACTACAGGCATTGATCACCCTCACATTATTGCTTTACCTCATCAAAAACAGGGAATCTGTTCTGAATATGCTGCTCCTGTATATCGGTGTGGTTGCATTGGATATGGGGTATGAATATTTCATCATTCAAAGATTCGGCTATGAATCTGTTCTATATGAAATTCCGGGAAGTCTCCGGGTTTTTAAAGGTCTTATTTTCCTATATATTACCACTTATTTAATCCATGCAAAATGGAGAGATAAACTTAAATATCTTATAATTCCGCTTACTCTGGTTGTTGTTCATCATGCCATTGCTATCACAGCAAAAATCTTTGAACTATCATGGGCAGATATGGCCATCAGATCTTATCAGTCTTACTTTACATACTATAGCTATTATTGGGTAACATGTCTTGCTTTATGTATCTATTTTCTTACCAAATACCGTAAAAACATCACTCATCCGGTGGCCAGTAATTTTCGTTATCTGGTTGGTTATGTATTATTGGGAGTATTGATTTTTTGGACAGTTTATCAATTGGGATGGGATACCCTGGTCTATCAGAAAATCTACAGTCTGTTATTTCTTTTCCAGTTTGGATGGATTTTGTATGTTTATATTTTAACGTACCAGCACAGACTGCTTGAACAGAACAATGCTATTCCCTTCCCAGCCTCCAAAGAAACTTATCAGTATAAAGATCTTTCAAAAATAGATTTTGAAATGCTACAAAATGCCATTGTCTCTTTTTATAAGGAAAGTGATGTTTATCTGGATGAAGAATTTACTTTAGATCAGCTTTCCAGTCATTTAAAAATAAGTAAAGCGGATTTAAGTCTTACTTTTAATAAGCACCTCAGCACGAACTTTCATGAGTACACCAACAGAAACCGTATTCAACATTTCAAACAGATCTTATCAGAGGATCCCTCTGCCAGTGTTATTGATCTTGCGTTTCAATGTGGTTTTAAATCCAAATCTACTTTTTATAAATATTTCAAAAAGGAGTTTGACTGTCTGCCATCTCAGCTCACTCACTAATTTACAATTATTTAACATTAATAACTCTTTGATTTACAATACAGTTCGCTTCGAACTCAACAGAAATAGTTGTCTTAAATTTAAATGAACTAAAACTTTTTGATGAGCCGGCATCTTTGTATAAAATTTCACTAAGATGTCACGAGAAAGTCTTTTTTTAACAAAAGCAGCATTTTTTCTTTTGGGCCCATTGGCCTTTGCACAGACCTCAGTTCACGGAACTGTAGTAGACAGTCAGGGAAACCTTCCCAATGCCCTGGTATATATTGAAAACAGCAGTCAAAAGGTTACTTCCAGTACCGATGGATCCTTCATCCTGAATAATGTTCAGGATGGTAGTTATAAACTTGTTATAGAATATAAGGGATACGATACCGTTTACATTCCTTTCAACATAACTGATAAAAAGGAGGTAGACCTTGGATTGGTTAAATTTGGAGCTAAGCTTAAAGAAAACAGTATTCAGGAAGTTGTAGTGACCAGTGTTTACAAAGCTTCACAAGCCAGAGCCATCACCATGAAGAAGAACTCCAATACCATCACAGAAGTACTTTCTGCCGATGCTATTGGAAAACTTCCGGATCGTAATGCAGCAGATGCTGTACAAAGAATGCAGGGAGTCTCTATTGAACGTGATATGGGGGAAGGACGCTTCGTAGCGGTAAGAGGAACACCTATACAATGGACTGCTTCTACTTTAAATGGAAACAGAATGCCTAGTGCGAGTGGTGATAATGCCAACCGTGGTGTGCAGATGGATATCTTCCCTTCGGAACTTATCCAGAATGTCCGTTTATCTAAAGCCTTAACTCCGGATCTGGATGGAGACGCTATTGGCGGAAATGTAGATTTCATTACCAAAACCTCTCCCAATAAAGAAACCTTAGCCATCAGTATGTCTTCCGGATACGTCAATATGTCCAAATCCCCAACGTACAACTCTTCTATTGTCTACGGAAACAAGATTACCGATAAACTGAAATTTATCTCTTCTGCTGTGATCTGGGAGCGTTCTACAGCGATAGATCAGATGAGAAATATTTTCAACTATGGTTTAAAAGACAAAACAACCTCCTACTCTATCAATCAGCTTCAGCTTCGTGATTATCTGGCCAACCGGAGAACACTGGGGTTTAATCTGGGACTTGATTATGAGATCAACAGCAGGAATAAACTTTATTTTAAAGGGTTATACAGCCAGTACAAGGATGGGCAGTCTGTAAGGGAAACTTATTTTAATTTTGATAATAAAAATGTAACCCTTCAGGCCCGTCATGCCGATTATCTTACAGATCTGTATTCTATGCAGCTGGGGGAAATCATCAGGTGGGACAGCGTTTGGAGGTAAACTGGTCGGTATCCAAAGCCCGTTCAGAATTTAAGTTTGATTCTCCTGAAAATCTTGATCAAAGTGAAAGGGGATATCCTATGGTCAATTTTGTACAACCTATGACCTATGGAAACCTTTCTGCTGATGGCAGGAAATATATGGCAATGGATGCTCCGGATGGTATTGGAGATACAGGAGGTTACACCCTGCCTTATAACCAGCAGATAATAGCAGCGGATCAGTTAAAATTAAACCAGGTCATCCTCAGTCAGAATCACAATAGTGAAACAGATCTGAGAGGCCAGGTGGATTTAAAATATAAAGTATCCGATAATTTCGAACTTAAATTCGGGACAAAATACAACAATAAGAACAAAAATGTTGACAGCTCTCTACTGGTATGGATGCCTAAATCCGGGCTTGGAATTCCCGGAAGCCCGGTTATGTATCTGAATCAACTCGAACGTGAAGCATTCCCTTACAGAGGCGGTTTTATGAATCCTCTTGGAAATCCTTATAATTCAGTGATTATTAATCAGATCACCAACGGACAGATTGATCAGATGTACAATCCGGGTACACAGAACAGCTTAGGTCTGATGCAGGTCAGCAGTAAAGACAGCAGTTCCAATATTACCAGCTCTTACCGTGGAACTGAAAATGTATGGGCGGCTTATATGATGGGAATCTGGAAGGTGACTGATCAGCTTCAGGTATTGGGAGGTTTCAGAAACGAATACAATAATATAACTTTCTGGGGTAAAAAAGTAGTTTCCGATAAGGACCATAAAACGGAAGATATTAAAGACAGCAAAACCTACAATGTTGTACTTCCTATGGCTAATCTGAAATGGAATATCAGTAATGACCGTATTTTAAGACTGGCCTATACCCGTTCTTTTGCAAGACCTGATTTCAATGATCTGAACCCGGGAACCATCATCAATGATATTTCGAACACAATTACTCAGGGAAATACAAAACTGGACCCTACATTTTCCAACAATTTTGACGTGATGTTTGAGAACTATTTCGGAAAACTGGATCTGATTACAGCCGGAGTATTCTATAAAGACATCACCAATTTGATTTATAAAGATCAGTCGGTCACAGATATTGGAGGCAGAACTTATACTTTCACCACTCCTAAAAACCTGGAGGGAGCAAAACTATTCGGTTTTGAACTGGGGATATCTAAACGTTTTGAGAACCTACCTGGGTTTTTGAAAAACCTGGGTTTCGAAGGGAATTACACCTATATCTCTTCCAAAATGAATATGCCTATTTATGAAAACGGACAGCAGACAGGAACCATGTC of the Chryseobacterium capnotolerans genome contains:
- a CDS encoding alpha/beta hydrolase, with the protein product MNLDYIVREPENITSATPILFMLHGYGSNEQDLFSFRETLPKDWIIVSFRAPRDTQFEGYSWYDINFNDPEHFIDVPQATESLNAVLESILKIVNNYGLTESKVHLCGFSQGGVLCYALALKYPELFTNIACLSAYTEEKILDGIVKDKKKLEKLRFFVSHGTDDAVIPIDWGRKAAELLYDLNCYFTFREYMNGHGVNQKNYMDLMDFFSK
- a CDS encoding PDZ domain-containing protein, whose translation is MKLKLLLLGLLLGIFAHAQNSFRLVNTQKAVIPFQLINNLIFIPININGASLTFMVDTGVAETILFSLDNKEIQLSNVEKIKFSGLGGSLSIDGLKSDRNIGRIGDEVVNMSMSLYVILDEEFNISSHVGIPVNGVIGYHFFKDHPIAIDYISKKITIYENADLLKRKIRKSDEIPISIENNKPYLNADVEMTREKKASKLLIDLGNSDAIWLFPTLIKDFVYNRPNIDDFLGRGFNGDIYGKRSRIHNFYLGDFKFEKPLTAMPDEYSIQHVNLVKDRKGSVGGEIMRRFSLIFDYPNNKLYLKKNRNFDDPFHFNMSGLDFKQDGLEWQQDRVKMETQTMGGSVTGTIGNKNEVYRESFQYNFILKPIFSIAGVRKDSPAYAAGLKKDDKVISINGDKTSDMTLEKILEIMKSSEGRSITMIIQRQEEKLTFHFNLEDPIPYQE
- a CDS encoding L,D-transpeptidase — protein: MKKSFLYACLCAMFLVSCKKEIDKISDTFKDTVSSSEIQEAEKDSIKKDSVPVVKKESVPPMMQENGFYNAFVLPKDKKMRDSVYAEFSKKYDEKERYAILALNRLDSKSKWNADTLVVPAKIDTTLMAYSPFPMQLDVLSGVKKFVIFSYPIQAYAVYSNGGLVKWGPTSMGKKTAQTTRGLTFANWKKKLSISTVSSEWKLPYNFNIHNIGGIGWHEYTLPGYPASHSCLRLLRKDAQWLYSYADTWILNPGGATTKARGTAVMVFGDYNWGGRRPWKKLLDDPNANNISVEELTKLLEPDVPKMLKEQANREKVADSIKSAKAMAAPIQNERPTDTLSK
- a CDS encoding heme-binding domain-containing protein, which codes for MKNKNKLILVLLAGFVGLQFFRPEKIDHGTKTQNLTNVPKEVNAILRSSCFDCHSSQANLRWYDKITPANFLVTSHIKEARKVLDFSQWNSWPKAQQNSTIYYALNKVLSGEMPLPSYAAVHSSAKLNQEQIQTLKNYALSLTPRKISDDSQIKEAEKQYNSWVKGELKSTHVKDAPNGQHYFPDYRNWKAISTTDRFDNGTMRIIFGNTIAVKAIQDHKVNPWPDGAVFAKTVWKQQVQKDGSISSGEFLAVEFMVKDAKKYSKTKGWNWARWKGADLKPYGGDTPNFEQECIECHKPVANRDYVFTSPLYLISQLKKIRQNEKL
- a CDS encoding LytTR family transcriptional regulator DNA-binding domain-containing protein, giving the protein MKKINLYTITFSAISIVILLVSFFSFRYLYSSSKKDVFNSTFEAGKREAREIGKLLELQLKQGLSEETVIQNLQSSIVNTDTQSGFICMYNKKGIELCHPNPALVGRKVEINSSEFILDNKPFDFLEILHSGKASTGIHHFNKTSNRASEIVSFYPVEGSDWMVASHANIDVIEQQISDLYLTFLIVFLIATLSILGISFFLIRMIYKKYETQKNDEIKNLNDEVNTLTAINTQLHLIHEKHKENNNNFLREESTDSLKKRIITYHKDELMSLETLEIAYFFLENNIVYLKTFSGNQYSINSSLDELIKTLDPQMFYRANRQFIINVKAINNILVYGKNQLKLMVKPESDEMILISKNRVSEFKKWLEQ
- a CDS encoding response regulator transcription factor produces the protein MEQIKRFFNEKNEVSKDADIDFSQAGDYLEAVKALARTTYQSLYVINYQTKGFEYVSENPLFLCGKTSEEVKNLGYAFYFQNVKPEDVEMLIKINEAGFKFFDTIPIEDRKLYSISYDFNLINSKKNMILVNHKLAPMFLTEDGQVWKALCAVSLSNNTSSGNVVLSKEGSDEIWKYDLIEDKWEKSEKLKLSSREYEILSLYTSGHTISEIADKLFITADTVKFHRKKLFEKIGVSNIAEALSYAKTNKLL
- a CDS encoding helix-turn-helix transcriptional regulator, which produces MLYIIMVVVLQALITLTLLLYLIKNRESVLNMLLLYIGVVALDMGYEYFIIQRFGYESVLYEIPGSLRVFKGLIFLYITTYLIHAKWRDKLKYLIIPLTLVVVHHAIAITAKIFELSWADMAIRSYQSYFTYYSYYWVTCLALCIYFLTKYRKNITHPVASNFRYLVGYVLLGVLIFWTVYQLGWDTLVYQKIYSLLFLFQFGWILYVYILTYQHRLLEQNNAIPFPASKETYQYKDLSKIDFEMLQNAIVSFYKESDVYLDEEFTLDQLSSHLKISKADLSLTFNKHLSTNFHEYTNRNRIQHFKQILSEDPSASVIDLAFQCGFKSKSTFYKYFKKEFDCLPSQLTH
- a CDS encoding TonB-dependent receptor; amino-acid sequence: MSRESLFLTKAAFFLLGPLAFAQTSVHGTVVDSQGNLPNALVYIENSSQKVTSSTDGSFILNNVQDGSYKLVIEYKGYDTVYIPFNITDKKEVDLGLVKFGAKLKENSIQEVVVTSVYKASQARAITMKKNSNTITEVLSADAIGKLPDRNAADAVQRMQGVSIERDMGEGRFVAVRGTPIQWTASTLNGNRMPSASGDNANRGVQMDIFPSELIQNVRLSKALTPDLDGDAIGGNVDFITKTSPNKETLAISMSSGYVNMSKSPTYNSSIVYGNKITDKLKFISSAVIWERSTAIDQMRNIFNYGLKDKTTSYSINQLQLRDYLANRRTLGFNLGLDYEINSRNKLYFKGLYSQYKDGQSVRETYFNFDNKNVTLQARHADYLTDLYSMQLGEIIRWDSVWR